The Euphorbia lathyris chromosome 8, ddEupLath1.1, whole genome shotgun sequence genome has a window encoding:
- the LOC136204089 gene encoding probable beta-1,3-galactosyltransferase 12 isoform X1, with protein MPLFSRRFSPSLPTSISKINNSLYHKLFPSARYPLPFLIFSFLSLFIGLSGTLFAISAILLPRRLPVYRCGTSEDTFRPFYSTSATHRLGDDNGMLIDRPKFLGFVGIQTGFDSTDRRHALRDTWFPSDPDSLFRLEHSTGLAFRFVIGRSKDAKKMAQLDKEIDKYRDFMLIDVEEKYLRLPYKTLAFFKAAYKLFEADYYVKADDDIYLRPDRLSTLLAKERSHSMTYIGCMKRGPVITDPKMKWFEKSGNLIGNDYFLHAYGPIYVLSAEVVASLAAARNNSLRMFNNEDVSIGSWMIAMNVRHEDNRAICDPRCTPTSIAVWDIPKCSGLCNPARRMKELHKIDMCSKSPTLPADDI; from the exons ATGCCACTCTTCTCTCGTCGCTTTTCTCCTTCTCTTCCTACCTCCATTTCTAAGATCAACAATTCCCTTTACCATAAACTCTTTCCTTCTGCACGTTATCCCTTGCCTTTCctcatcttttcttttctttctcttttcatcgGTCTTTCTGGCACTCTTTTCGCTATCTCCGCTATCCTCCTCCCCCGCCGATTACCCGTTTACCGTTGTGGTACATCTGAGGACACTTTCCGTCCATTCTACTCCACTTCCGCTACTCATCGCCTTGGTGATGACAATGGGATGCTCATTGATCGCCCCAAGTTTCTTGGCTTCGTCGGAATTCAAACTGGCTTCGACTCCACCGATCGTCGGCATGCCCTTAGGGACACTTGGTTCCCTTCTGATCCAGATTCCCTTTTCAG GTTAGAGCACTCTACAGGTCTAGCATTTAGATTTGTAATTGGTCGATCCAAAGATGCAAAGAAGATGGCTCAGCTTGACAAAGAGATTGATAAGTACAGAGATTTCATGCTAATTGATGTGGAGGAAAAATATTTAAGGCTTCCCTACAAAAC GCTGGCTTTTTTCAAGGCTGCCTACAAGCTATTTGAGGCAGATTATTATGTCAAAGCTGACGATGACATCTACTTGCGTCCAG ATCGACTTTCGACTCTTCTTGCTAAGGAAAGAAGCCATTCAATGACTTATATTGGATGCATGAAGAGAGGACCAGTAATCACTGATCCTAAAATGAAGTG GTTTGAGAAATCagggaatttgattggaaatgACTACTTTCTGCATGCTTATGGCCCTATATATGTTCTTTCTGCTGAGGTTGTGGCTTCATTAGCAGCTGCTAGAAATAACAg TTTGAGAATGTTTAACAATGAGGATGTCTCTATTGGGTCATGGATGATTGCAATGAATGTTCGTCATGAAGATAACCGAGCAATATGCGATCCTCGGTGCACTCCAACATCTATAGCAGTCTGGGATATCCCGAAGTGTTCAG GTTTATGCAATCCAGCAAGGCGGATGAAGGAACTTCACAAGATAGATATGTGCTCGAAAAGCCCTACGTTACCGGCTGATGATATTTAG
- the LOC136204089 gene encoding probable beta-1,3-galactosyltransferase 12 isoform X2 → MPLFSRRFSPSLPTSISKINNSLYHKLFPSARYPLPFLIFSFLSLFIGLSGTLFAISAILLPRRLPVYRCGTSEDTFRPFYSTSATHRLGDDNGMLIDRPKFLGFVGIQTGFDSTDRRHALRDTWFPSDPDSLFRLEHSTGLAFRFVIGRSKDAKKMAQLDKEIDKYRDFMLIDVEEKYLRLPYKTLAFFKAAYKLFEADYYVKADDDIYLRPDRLSTLLAKERSHSMTYIGCMKRGPVITDPKMKWFEKSGNLIGNDYFLHAYGPIYVLSAEVVASLAAARNNSFQFENV, encoded by the exons ATGCCACTCTTCTCTCGTCGCTTTTCTCCTTCTCTTCCTACCTCCATTTCTAAGATCAACAATTCCCTTTACCATAAACTCTTTCCTTCTGCACGTTATCCCTTGCCTTTCctcatcttttcttttctttctcttttcatcgGTCTTTCTGGCACTCTTTTCGCTATCTCCGCTATCCTCCTCCCCCGCCGATTACCCGTTTACCGTTGTGGTACATCTGAGGACACTTTCCGTCCATTCTACTCCACTTCCGCTACTCATCGCCTTGGTGATGACAATGGGATGCTCATTGATCGCCCCAAGTTTCTTGGCTTCGTCGGAATTCAAACTGGCTTCGACTCCACCGATCGTCGGCATGCCCTTAGGGACACTTGGTTCCCTTCTGATCCAGATTCCCTTTTCAG GTTAGAGCACTCTACAGGTCTAGCATTTAGATTTGTAATTGGTCGATCCAAAGATGCAAAGAAGATGGCTCAGCTTGACAAAGAGATTGATAAGTACAGAGATTTCATGCTAATTGATGTGGAGGAAAAATATTTAAGGCTTCCCTACAAAAC GCTGGCTTTTTTCAAGGCTGCCTACAAGCTATTTGAGGCAGATTATTATGTCAAAGCTGACGATGACATCTACTTGCGTCCAG ATCGACTTTCGACTCTTCTTGCTAAGGAAAGAAGCCATTCAATGACTTATATTGGATGCATGAAGAGAGGACCAGTAATCACTGATCCTAAAATGAAGTG GTTTGAGAAATCagggaatttgattggaaatgACTACTTTCTGCATGCTTATGGCCCTATATATGTTCTTTCTGCTGAGGTTGTGGCTTCATTAGCAGCTGCTAGAAATAACAg CTTTCAGTTTGAGAATGTTTAA